caggccaaccctagaggacctgctgggcagcgacaccctcagccccaacacggccttccaagccctcaagtgcacgcaaaccttcctgcagaagtcggggcaactcgacaggatctaactcccACCCTGGGGATAGAACGTGTAGGCCACTCAGCCTcctgcagtttccctatgttcttatgttcttatgttcttaacggCCAACAAAAAAACGACACCTGAtaccaactaccactgacggggctctaaaggctgtggccccacagcctaactagccccataaaacacccaagaagaagaagaagaagaagtttgaAGAGATGGCGAACAGGTGAGAACTTTCCTCTTGTCTTAATTGTTCTTGTAGTCCTCCGATCCTTAACAGCCTGCAGAAGGGGGCACAGTATCCCCCGCTTCCTGGTTTAGTATAGCCACATGCCCAGCAGATTCTCCAAGACTACATTATTTTCTTATCCCAGACATACCTCTCACAAACATGTACGAAAACTGGAAGATCAAGTAGTGAATCAATATCAGGAAATAAATAATGGGTACAACTATTTAcggacaatttacggtttcacccaaccaacgattttcttacgtggttcacgtttttctggtgataaatgtagtgaattgcaggggataggcataacttgaaaagaggcataactcaaaaagtagacatttgtgacggaaatgaggtacaaaatcatgcaattcactacatttatcaccagaaaaaacatgaaccacatgaGAAAATCGTTGGCTGGGTGAAACTGTAAAGTGACCCTATTTACTTGTCATAGCATACCAGTATAGGTAATTATTAACAGCATATGAGGAGGTGTGAATAGTTTTTCTTTCCGTTGCTAAGTAACTTGCTATACCTTATCCATATCATTCAGGAAAGAGTCAGAGGTGAAGAGTTTGCTGCAGCATGCCAACCTGGAGGAGAAGGACCTGCTGCCCGAAACTCAGGTGCTGTATTTCACACCAGGCTTCCAATCAGAGGAAGACAACATAGTGCTGCTGGAGCTTGATGCAGCCCTCCTTGGCTCACTCCAGGAGGGGCAGAGGTGAGCCTGTAGGAGAGGGTTTGGTACAATTGAAAGCCAAGCAGAGGCTCATAGGCGGTAATTATTAGCTTTCTTTGGAGCAGGATATCAATTggcctttctttttttacaacagagagcaacaaaaagaagatgtaaataaataaaaaaaagcccgctgaatgATTATTtttagtttaatattcttctaaTGGTTCAAAATTTCCATAATAAATTTTCTCTTATGAAAGTTTTATGATTAAATAAGCTATAATCTATGGTAAACTTCTTGACagttgaaagaaaaaagagacgTGTAGCAGCATGACCTCAGATTGGGTGACAGATTGAGCAACGAGATGTTTCCATGTAGTAAGATGTCACGGCTCATAATAGAGATTTGTGTCCATTTCAGTGCAGTGTTGCGTGGCGACCCCCAAGAGAGTGCTGTCCTCTGTACCAACAACAAGACTTTTGAGGTGAGAAACAATTTTGACTTTATTtagctttagtgtgtgtgtgtgtgtgtgtgtactctaatTTGTAGTGTGCTAATATGCTGTGTTTGACTCTAATCTATTCTGCTCTGATGTGGCAGGTCAGAGGAGCAGTAACATCCAATTCCATGCTGCTGGTGCCTGAGCTACAGGTGCCCTCAAGGAAATTAGGAGAGCGGACGTTGGCGTATAGAGAGGCAAGCATAAAGACTGTTTATGGTTTTTGTTATCTGGGAGAATTTTTTGTATATGATTGATATTCCACTTACTTTGAAAATCAGTGGAGAGATCAACTATTCATAGAAGATGAATTATGCTACTGGCACCCTTACTAAGCTTATTCCCTATAACTGTTACAATTATCCCTACTTCCGTTTCCTTTGTACATAGGCAAAATGATGGCCTTTCTCCAGTCTTCTGGTACATTACTTTTTCCCCATGCTAGATTACATATCCACAACATAGGCTACACTCCACAACTTCACTCCCATAATGCAGCATTTCTGCTTGAATGGCTTTAACGCCAGGTGCCTTTCCTTGTAACTTTATTATTACCTCCTCTATCTCACCCCTCTCCACCTTCTCTATGGATTTGGCCACCCtacattaaccccttcactctggtGACGCCAACGTCAGCGTCCGACAGGCGTGCGACGACGTCAccattagtcctcttctaaacctcttgatcctcttccatttcctcttaatcctcttctaaacctcttaagaggaaatggaagaggaataagaagaatttAGAGGGaaattgagaggtttagaagaggattaatcctcttcatttcctcttgaccctttccatactgtgactccgacgtctgcgtcacagaTGAAAAGGGTTAATCTGTACTCATATACTGGTCACTTTTGCCCTATATCCCAGACTCATTTACCACAAATTTAAAATGCTTCTACTATAATTAATGATAATAGTTTAATTAGAGTTATACCCTCCATGCAGGTCACCAGTTTGCAGCATAACTACTTGGAGGTTTTGCCCAGCAAGCCGCGCTTCCACAAGCTGCAGCAGCTGTTAGAGGAGTGCCCTTACCGaggccaggaagaggaggaggaaatggaagtggatcAACAACACAACAAAGGCCAGAAGTAGGTTCCAGTatgagtgtgtatttacctagttgatAATAATTGTAGTGTACAGGGTTAGAGTTAATCGGATGATTTCATCTTCATATCTTTTCATCCACCTTAGCTTTAATGAAGTGGATATTTCTTGCCTGCACCTACAATCAATTCCAAACATCAATACTTCTATATAGGAAACTAAGTTTCTTGATATTATCACATCTACTATTTTTTAACTTGTATTCATGACCTCatgttcttcctttatctcttgttAGAAGTTAGGTTATCAAGGTGTCTTTTCCACCCTAGATACTGCCTGAATGAGCTGCTGGAGAGAATACAGTGTAGTGAGGAAGAGCTGGAGGCTGGCTTGAAGACACTTGGGGCCTTTCATATATATGGTGAGCAAGGAAAGCAAACACTGCAGTCACTGCTTACACTGAATCAGACACAAGGTAATATGTCACCTGAAACTTCTGGTATCTAACCAAAACCAAGTGTCTCATACAAAGCATTTTTTCTCTCAGGCTTTTGGCAGATCCCAGACTTTGACTACCTCTTCAAAATTGTCTCACATATCACAAACTTGATACAAGAAAAAGGATGGCCTCTAGATGCCATTCCCCATGATGAGGCACTAGAGGAACTGAGCAAACATGAGCCTCGCACGGTGATGGCACAGTGTCTTGAGTACTACCTTCAACCCACACACACTGAAAGAGAGGATGGTAAGTCTTGAACTCTTGGCTGGAATGAATACAGAAGCCTGGCCCAGCTCTCTAGATGTCATAGGCAAATTATACAGAGTCAGAGGACAGCCTAGTTTGGACCATGGGGTGTGTGTGGTCTGGATTTCTTTTTCCCTCATGTATTATATGAATTAATAATGCAGacctttatattattattattattattatgaaataTGAAAGATCCAACTTTTTGCATCCCTTTCCCACAGGTGATGAGCTACATGCACTAAATGGAGACAAGGTGTGTCGCCTGTTTGGGGAAGTGATCCTCAGGTCCACCAGTGGGATGGAGCTCCCTGAGTTCCTCAACATGTGGGGACTTAGTGTGCCTGAAGGTAGGAAATCAATCACCTAGGAAGGACATATTTATTCATGTATATTGAAAAGAAATCTGTACTTGAGTATGTGTGTTTTTCTTATAGTCAGACAGTGCACGAAAAGCCACAGAAGTTTAGAGTTATAAATTGTTCCACTTCCTTCAGTTCAAGAGTCACTAGGTTGACTTTAGGCTGGCAGGGTCAGTTAGGACTCTGCCAAGATAATCAAGACATGGATATGGTATGGCAACACTTTATTGGTGTAGATCTGGCtgctttgtctttcttttgtgATCATATACATGTGACTGATATACATAGCAGTTTATTTCATTCTGACTTATTAGCTAACTTGGTGAACTCCATCTCCCTACCCTACACACACTCTTACTTTTCAGTCTGAAACAAACTACCTAGTCCTTTTGATTAATAGGCTATTGATATCAAATGCTCCTTAATGTGATGCCATTCAACAGGTCTGACTGTATCTGTGAGCCAACTGGAGGGTTTGATGCTTCTTGAAAAGTCAATGTCAACCACTGTCATTACATACTTCCCCGTTGCTGCTCTGCCCCTGGACATTAGGAGCAGGTTTGAATGTCTCTTCCATGCACAGGAGAAGTGGACCTATGAAGAAATTCGCCCATTTTTAGAGTAGGTTGAGtgcctttgttttccctttcatttgCTGATTTTTATCCACAAAGATTCAGAGGTGATAAAAGTGAGGTTTTTGGTCATCTTTTCCAAGCTTGTATTCAAATCATTTAGCCTTTTCATGGCTGACAATACCCTGATAGCTGACTTAAGTAAATATggtgttcattttcttttgttttttgcagGGACTTGGCAGACATCAAGACCCCTGTGAGCACTTTGTTGATGAAGCATGCAAGAGGCAGCACTATTAATGGTGTCAAGTGCTACTCAGGGCGATATGCCAAGTGATACCAAGATGGGAAAGTTTGTATTTTCTGATATCAAACTCCTCTTGCTCTTTGTTGAGAGTTTACTGAGGAAATGAAACTTGACGCATCTTTTGTGTCCAAGGGTACATAACAGGGAACACATCATTGCTGCACTGCATGGATCTGGGACCAATACTTGCCCCATACAGTGTTCAAATGTTGTGGATGTTATGAAAGTGCTTCCTGTGATTTTTAGTGCCTTTTTATTCCACACTAGCAGCCAGAATAGAGCTTGTGTGACCTAAAGACATGTATATGGACAAGTGTTGTGATGAGAGACTATCCAAAGACCACTTACACCTGCTTAATCACTTTAGGTCATATTGGTAACATGCGAATGTATCCCATCACATGAAGCATTCTGTCTGTGGTCATTCCAATGAATATTTAATATCCTTTTGTGGCTTTTGAATAGCTAATCCTTGATATTTCAAAAGCAAGCTCTGACAGGGATGAAAGGTACGTGAAGATACATAGATGAATATGGATTCTTGGATGTGTCAGGAATTTAGGAATCATAATCTGCGCATTCCCCGTAGAACTATCAATACATGTACTTGGAATGAACTTGATGAAATGGTTGAGTCAAAGTGTGTGGACAGATTTAGACATGACCTCATAAATGGAGCTCAGACCACGTTTACTACAACCTGCCAAGTTTTCGCTGCTCAGAAAGGTAGGTAGTGGCTCCCCTTCAAGGTATGTAGTGGCTCGGTCCATGCTATTAAGCTCTTCGGAGCCTTAAATAAATTACTGCATCTATTTGAAAAGCTCCTGGAATTTGTcggcgtttccatgggtagtttcttgATCCTAGTGGTTAATTTGCAAGGCTGCTGCGCAATAAACGGGAAATATGGTAACCTGATCTAGCACCTCTCTGGCTTCAAAACAGTAACAAAAACCCAAAGCCTTTGATAAGTGAAAAATGACTACTCTCCGTGCGGGATGAAGGGGCCGTTGCAAAGGCGAAATCCTCTACATCGGTAAGGGCTTCGAATCTTTTTTGAGTATCAGCCTTATCTCACTATACCAGGCATTGCTTGTTATTACTATAATTTTTGTTCTGGGGTTTATTCACGAAATTTAGGTGTTTTTAGctgtccatgtttttttttctcgtattttgaGTGGCAACACAGGATCGAGAGGCCGTGTTATCATAATGTTTTGTCTGGGGAATGGGATGGCATGACCCTTGTTGTAATTctctttgcaacaataaacttcaATCATCAATTAATCAGGGGAGGCCGAACTTGCCGAAGCCGACTCGAAGCAGTCCGAGAGGGGAGGACGCGCTTGgacgcaacgttgccagattgtcgtactctgtctCTGgcttgccgatttccgaccccccccaaaaaaaaactgctttcatcacccaaataactcccTTCATACATGGTTATCGtctaaatggttaattattggtgtttttttggcaaCAGTGATGGGCCAGACACCGGTAAATACGATcgaggctcttgagtacgataatgtgGCAACGGTGGCGCGGAgtctttgttgtttgtttattgacTAAGTGTGGAGGCGACTGCTGATTCTGCTCTGTTGTTAAGGTGAGTTGATAGTTGTCTTGGTAATCAGGCTCACAGCAGAGGAGGAGCCAGTTGTTTAACCAATGAATTCGtctgtaaagagagaaaaagcacaGTATAGGAAAATTTCACCCCAAAGACAGAAAGAAGTAAGGATATCATCAGACCAAGGACCTGAGCCTCCCGAGTTGAATTCTCCAGCAGCAGGGAGGAGTATGGGGCAGCTCTGATACTACTCCCATAGACAAGATAAATGCAAGTAAACTGCTTAACAAAATACTATATTCATGGCCGTTCTATcttggggggggggatgctaggggGCCTATAGCTcccccaatgttttctatatcggtCTCAAAATGCCCTTTATAGTGCTTactttaaaaagaagaagaaaaatccgCACCTAGGCATACTCGCTTCATtcgccctccccccccaccccatgaACCTACGATGCCTTGTAGCCTCCCGAAAATCTGCTGAAATTATGGGCTTTATATTACAATCCTGCAGGAACACAATAACTGAAATCACCTCCTGTGTCTTGTTAGTACTGGGGTGCAATCAGGTTCTCAGCAGCTGACATTCTTTTGGGGACATATGATGGATGTGGTATAAAGCTATTTTGttgttataatttttttatatgattgTGTGCATTATAATAAAATGCGTTACTGTTTCAGGCAAGTACTTTGGGTGCCTCATCGTTTGACATCTCTGGGGGACCTTGGCAGCATATCACATACACACTGTACTGTGATAAGGTTAGTGAATTGAGATGTTCTTTGTTTGGTTAGTTATTTGGCACAGTTAGGATAGCAACCTCTGGCTTGCTTTTCaggtacatttatttttatagtggCAATTTTTCAGATGTTTCATGCTTCATTAATTTTCTATTACTACAGTGATGCCAGAAGCTCTGCCAAAGGGATAAAGATAATGATATCATCACTCCATAACTCAGGTGAAGTGGCAGGAGGCTTTTATCAAAAAAGATTCTAAGGTGTTCAGACACAAATATCTAATGTTAGTTTGGTGCCACACAACCATGGCAGTTGTGGGGCCAACATCTTATacatcaattaatcaatcaaatGTGGAGTTGTTGGTTGTCACTTGAAATATATTgctttatgtacacacacacacacacacacacacacacacacacacacacacacacacacacacacactcacacatggaGTTCCATAGTGTAGCATGCTTGCCTCACAACCAAGTGGTCTCGGGGTGGACTCCTTGGCTGAGTGGAGACAGATGGGGTAAAAGTAAAGTAGGGGCAAATGCTAAAGCTTGCCTTGGTGCTTCTCTCTATCACATTGCCCCTTGAAACTATGGTGGGAAATAACCCATTACATTTCACAGGACCAGTCTCCTTtgattcatccctcccttccacccagcagtgaatgggtaccatgAGTCAGTcttgtatgtgtatgtttgtgtgtgctgTTTTACTTTTCCATGATACTATGTAGTAACACaaaattttgtatacataaaaaaataatgtatatacccACAACTCAACattcgattgattgattgattaatggGTGTAGTATATGGTCTGGACCCCACAATTGTCATGGTACATGTGTGTGAACATCTTGGAGGCTTTCTTCATAAATGGCTGCTGCCACTGCACTTGAGGAATGAAGGTGATGAGATCCATTGTTCATCCATTTGGAGAAGCTTCTAGCATcactgtattttatttttatagtaaGAGGAAATGGGATATCTGAAAAAACAAAGTTACAAAAGTTTGTGTACCTGAAAGGCAAGCCAGAGGTTAACATCCTAGCTGTGCCTAAGCCTGTTCCTAACTCAGCAAGCAATACCTTTATCTTCATTATCACAGTATTTAGCACTGCCACATGCCTGCTTAGCTGGAGTCGGCATTCACAGATTATGCAAGTAATAGGTCGCAAGTCAGTCTCCTGTAATAATTGCTGGTTATCACAGTCATTCCAGCCTTTGTAGACACCTGTTACTGATGGCATCAGTTATCCACTTCAAGTCActtttcagtgtccatgtctcacagccatagatgacagggagcacaagtgacttgaaGATCCTGATCTTTGCCCTTCTGCTAGGTATTGACAAtaccatatactcgtgctgagcgagtccataacactggAGGCCTAGCCAATTCGCAATAAGACTTCTAGACAAGATCTGCCGTTGTTCGGCATTATGCTACCATGATATGGGAAATTTTCCAAAATATCAATTTCCCTGCCACGTGCATGAAAAGACAGACTGCTTCATCTTGCAAGTCTCCAAACACCTGCACCTTGGTTTTAGCCCAAGAGActtgaagtcccaagggctttgcctcctcatgcagtttcttgagagccatcaccagaatctCCAGCGACTCTGCAGAAGAAAAGCAAGACTTATAatgagaagagaacagaagcaaGACTTTTATTTGAGCAGAGAAGAGGAGCATACAAGAATATAAAAATATAGGTATGTTTGCTTTTGTTAAGGAactctgtgtttatttttttgctaATACTTTGTATGCCTCATTCCTTATATCCCTTATTTCATAACTCATTTGAAAAAATCATTGAACTCTTAAAGGCTAATTAGGAATGCCTTGACATATTATTGCTGAAGTGGATCTGTTCGGCTagatttcttactttcttacaaTTTTCAGAGCTCAGAGGGTTGAAGAGAAGTTATGTATTGTCGTTGAGCCACTCATCTTTGGAAACGGATGCAGCTATGCACAAGAAAGACAGTGAAATTCAGAAGGGTAAGTGTTAGTAGCCAGTAAAATTGGTTCAGTAATTTTTAGTTGTCTTTCAGGGAAGTGTGATTTAGAAAGTGGTTTAACAGATTCTCCCTCGTTATATTAAGTTCACCAAAAGAGTACTGACATGCTCCCTACTAAATGGAAGGCGAGGGAGTTATCAGTGTTGTGGATCACCCAGGGATGAAATACTAGCTTTTGAAACTATTGGGTCAgtaccttgctatcatttcacTGTATACCTTGAAAACCATTGAGTGCCAATGATTGAGCGGTACACCATATATGTCACAGTaattcccagagagagagagagagagagagagagagagag
The Eriocheir sinensis breed Jianghai 21 chromosome 12, ASM2467909v1, whole genome shotgun sequence DNA segment above includes these coding regions:
- the LOC126997617 gene encoding sister chromatid cohesion protein DCC1-like; translated protein: MANRKESEVKSLLQHANLEEKDLLPETQVLYFTPGFQSEEDNIVLLELDAALLGSLQEGQSAVLRGDPQESAVLCTNNKTFEVRGAVTSNSMLLVPELQVPSRKLGERTLAYREVTSLQHNYLEVLPSKPRFHKLQQLLEECPYRGQEEEEEMEVDQQHNKGQKYCLNELLERIQCSEEELEAGLKTLGAFHIYGFWQIPDFDYLFKIVSHITNLIQEKGWPLDAIPHDEALEELSKHEPRTVMAQCLEYYLQPTHTEREDGDELHALNGDKVCRLFGEVILRSTSGMELPEFLNMWGLSVPEGLTVSVSQLEGLMLLEKSMSTTVITYFPVAALPLDIRSRFECLFHAQEKWTYEEIRPFLEDLADIKTPVSTLLMKHARGSTINGVKCYSGRYAK